In a single window of the Rhodothermales bacterium genome:
- the gcvP gene encoding aminomethyl-transferring glycine dehydrogenase, with translation MQVVPDALALRHPDRFERRHNGPAPDGVEAMLDALGLDSLDALATAAVPDSIRTDRPLDLPAPLTEAQLLERARTLAERNSVYRSYLGMGYHDTITPPVILRNVFENPGWYTQYTPYQAEIAQGRLEALLNFQTAVADLTGLPIANASLLDEGTAAAEAMSMFFGQARGKKTRFFVAESCHPQTIAVVQGRAEPIGVEVVVGDPADFAFGDDVFGALLQYPTTEGAVEDYADFCAAAHDAGAYVAVATDLLALTLLTPPGEFGADVAVGNSQRFGVPLGYGGPHAAFFATTDEFKRKIPGRIIGVSVDANGDTALRMALQTREQHIRREKATSNICTAQVLLAVIASMYAVYHGPEGLKAIAERVHGFTKLLSRGLRRISHEVVHDDFFDTLRVRPAAGFKSADIAKRAAHEFGINLRAFGDGTLGIALDETVGIDDVNDLLMAFSGTAAPGFTADELVGEMESGYDGALARTSDFMTHPNFHRYRSETQMLRYLKKLENRDLSLAHSMIPLGSCTMKLNATAEMIPVTFRGFSKLHPFAPLAQAAGYHEMMDELREWLKEITGFSDVSLQPNSGAQGELAGLMTIRAYHLHRGDTDRTVCLIPSSAHGTNPASAVMAGMDVVVVKSDEKGNVDMDDLRAKAEQHADRLAALMITYPSTHGVFERTIREIAEHVHANGGLVYMDGANMNAQVGLCRPGEFGMDVCHLNLHKTFSIPHGGGGPGMGPICVNDTLAPFLPAHPVVDGVGGQEGIAPISAAPYGSASILLISWAYIAMMGGPGLTRATALAILNANYMAKRLEGHYDVLFRGPVGYVAHEFILDLRPFSDAGITAEDVAKRLIDYGFHAPTMSWPVAGTLMIEPTESEAQDELDRFCEAMIAIRSEIQEIELGVVDVEQSALRHAPHTAAVVTADEWDRPYSRQQAAYPAAWTREAKFWPAVGRVDNAWGDRNLVCSCPPIEEYQ, from the coding sequence ATGCAAGTCGTCCCCGACGCCCTCGCCCTCCGCCACCCGGACCGCTTCGAGCGCCGCCACAACGGCCCCGCGCCCGATGGCGTCGAGGCCATGCTCGACGCGCTCGGGCTGGACTCGCTCGACGCGCTCGCCACGGCCGCCGTGCCGGACAGCATCCGCACCGACCGGCCGCTCGACCTCCCCGCCCCGCTCACCGAGGCGCAGTTGCTGGAGCGCGCCCGCACGCTCGCCGAGCGGAACAGCGTCTACCGCTCGTACCTCGGGATGGGCTACCACGACACGATCACGCCGCCGGTCATCCTGCGCAACGTGTTCGAGAATCCGGGCTGGTACACGCAGTACACGCCGTATCAGGCCGAGATCGCGCAGGGCCGGCTCGAAGCCCTGCTCAACTTCCAGACCGCCGTCGCCGACCTCACCGGGCTGCCGATCGCGAACGCCTCGCTCCTCGACGAAGGCACGGCCGCCGCCGAGGCGATGAGCATGTTCTTCGGGCAAGCGCGCGGGAAGAAGACGCGGTTCTTCGTCGCCGAGAGCTGTCACCCGCAGACGATCGCCGTGGTGCAGGGCCGCGCCGAGCCGATCGGCGTCGAGGTCGTCGTCGGCGACCCGGCGGACTTCGCGTTCGGTGACGACGTATTCGGCGCCCTCCTGCAGTACCCGACGACGGAGGGCGCGGTCGAGGATTACGCCGACTTCTGCGCTGCCGCGCACGACGCCGGGGCGTACGTCGCCGTCGCCACCGACCTGCTCGCCCTCACCCTCCTCACTCCGCCCGGCGAGTTCGGCGCGGACGTGGCCGTAGGCAACTCGCAGCGCTTCGGGGTGCCGCTCGGCTATGGCGGCCCGCACGCCGCGTTCTTCGCCACGACCGACGAGTTCAAGCGGAAGATCCCCGGCCGCATCATCGGCGTCTCCGTCGATGCGAACGGCGACACCGCGCTGCGGATGGCGTTGCAGACGCGCGAGCAGCACATCCGCCGCGAGAAGGCGACCTCGAACATCTGCACGGCGCAGGTGCTCCTCGCCGTCATCGCGTCGATGTACGCGGTTTACCACGGGCCGGAGGGACTGAAAGCGATTGCCGAGCGCGTCCACGGCTTCACCAAGCTCCTCTCCCGCGGCCTCCGCCGAATCAGCCATGAGGTCGTCCACGACGACTTCTTCGACACGCTCCGCGTCCGCCCCGCCGCTGGCTTCAAGTCCGCCGACATCGCCAAGCGCGCCGCCCACGAGTTCGGCATAAACCTCCGCGCCTTCGGCGACGGCACGCTCGGCATCGCCCTCGATGAGACCGTCGGGATCGACGACGTGAACGACCTGCTGATGGCGTTCTCCGGTACCGCCGCACCCGGCTTCACGGCCGACGAACTCGTGGGCGAGATGGAATCGGGGTACGACGGCGCGCTCGCCCGGACGAGCGACTTCATGACGCACCCGAACTTCCACCGCTACCGGAGCGAGACGCAGATGCTCCGCTACCTCAAGAAGCTGGAGAACCGGGACCTCTCGCTCGCGCACTCGATGATCCCGCTCGGGAGCTGCACGATGAAGCTCAACGCGACGGCCGAGATGATCCCCGTCACGTTCCGCGGCTTCTCGAAGCTACACCCGTTCGCGCCCCTCGCGCAGGCCGCGGGCTACCACGAGATGATGGACGAGCTGCGTGAGTGGCTCAAAGAGATCACCGGCTTCTCCGACGTGAGTTTGCAGCCCAACAGCGGCGCGCAGGGCGAGCTCGCCGGGCTCATGACGATCCGCGCCTACCACCTCCACCGCGGCGACACCGACCGGACGGTCTGCCTCATCCCGTCGTCGGCGCACGGCACGAACCCCGCGAGCGCGGTGATGGCCGGGATGGACGTCGTCGTCGTCAAGTCCGACGAGAAGGGGAACGTGGATATGGACGACCTCCGCGCGAAGGCCGAGCAGCACGCTGACCGCCTCGCCGCGCTGATGATCACGTACCCGAGCACGCACGGCGTCTTCGAGCGGACGATCCGCGAGATCGCCGAGCACGTCCACGCGAATGGCGGGCTCGTCTACATGGACGGCGCGAACATGAACGCCCAGGTCGGGCTGTGCCGGCCGGGCGAGTTCGGGATGGACGTGTGCCACCTCAACCTGCACAAGACGTTCTCGATTCCGCACGGCGGCGGCGGGCCGGGGATGGGGCCGATCTGCGTCAACGACACGCTCGCCCCGTTCCTCCCGGCGCACCCCGTCGTGGACGGCGTCGGTGGGCAGGAAGGTATCGCGCCGATCTCGGCCGCACCCTACGGCAGCGCGTCGATCCTGCTGATCTCGTGGGCGTATATCGCGATGATGGGCGGCCCCGGGCTGACGCGGGCGACGGCGCTCGCCATCCTCAACGCCAACTACATGGCGAAGCGGCTCGAAGGGCATTACGACGTCCTCTTCCGCGGCCCCGTGGGCTACGTCGCCCACGAGTTCATCCTCGACCTCCGCCCGTTCTCCGACGCGGGCATCACCGCCGAGGACGTGGCGAAGCGGCTCATCGACTACGGCTTCCACGCCCCGACGATGAGTTGGCCCGTCGCCGGCACGCTGATGATCGAGCCGACCGAGAGCGAAGCGCAGGACGAGCTCGACCGGTTCTGCGAGGCGATGATCGCGATCCGCTCCGAGATTCAAGAGATCGAACTCGGCGTTGTCGACGTGGAGCAGAGCGCGCTCCGCCACGCCCCGCACACCGCCGCCGTCGTCACCGCTGACGAGTGGGACCGGCCGTACTCGCGGCAGCAGGCGGCGTACCCAGCGGCGTGGACGCGCGAGGCGAAGTTCTGGCCCGCCGTCGGCCGCGTGGACAACGCATGGGGCGACCGCAACCTCGTCTGCTCCTGCCCGCCCATCGAGGAGTATCAGTAA
- a CDS encoding CsgE family curli-type amyloid fiber assembly protein → MNTSAPNSRTALRPAVVRGLGGVVIAVLVALAPVAAAQDTPAPTVPVPSTSEAPADSADTDAEQRLIPQSYGITGLVVDETRTTIGRDFYDTFYEAWTSPEGSVNYTVVVEEQPVPGRGTRVLVRLNDEVAFDTRLQPGYDRIREAALAAVGYTRRALSSAAPLSRGL, encoded by the coding sequence ATGAACACCTCCGCCCCCAACTCACGAACCGCTCTTCGCCCCGCCGTCGTGCGGGGGCTCGGCGGTGTCGTCATTGCGGTGCTCGTCGCGCTCGCTCCGGTCGCCGCCGCGCAGGACACCCCTGCGCCAACGGTCCCCGTCCCGTCCACGAGCGAGGCCCCGGCCGACTCGGCGGACACCGACGCCGAGCAGCGCCTCATCCCGCAGTCCTACGGCATCACCGGGCTCGTTGTGGACGAGACGCGCACGACGATCGGCCGCGACTTTTACGACACGTTCTACGAGGCGTGGACGTCGCCCGAGGGCTCGGTCAACTACACCGTCGTCGTAGAGGAGCAACCCGTCCCGGGGCGGGGGACGCGCGTGCTCGTCCGCCTCAACGATGAGGTCGCCTTTGACACGCGGTTGCAGCCGGGCTACGATCGCATCCGGGAAGCCGCGCTCGCCGCCGTAGGTTATACCCGCCGCGCGCTCTCCTCGGCCGCCCCGCTCTCGCGCGGACTCTAG